One window from the genome of Pelodictyon luteolum DSM 273 encodes:
- a CDS encoding 3-deoxy-D-manno-octulosonic acid transferase: MTPGPVSIYTLLVPAVAAVLKAAGPFSPGLRKFFAARRGVFPELEEKSRNVAEGRPRLWVHAASVGEFEQARPLITLLKESVPGLAVFVSFLSDSGYEARKDYPDADAVFYLPLDTPANARKTAELVRPDLFMLMRYDFWPSHLLALKRRGAGMILAAAVLQEGSSYFNPVLKAFYRPLFQLFDHIFTVAEKDARAFRDVFGCRAAERAGEPRIDQVIQRSRNSERVGHIAAFFKQRPVLVAGSVWEKDEEVLLGAWLELASRPSLVLVPHKVGPENILRIGRELERLQIGWRRVRQLDASFDASREVLVIDETGYLVELYSVASMAYVGGGFGVNVHNTLEPAVYGIPVIFGPRHHNSPEAEGLLEAGGAYTIRNSEELGAVLRRLVDGSREAEKAGKAAYGFIHSQAGAASRIADAARKILTQGRPRRPASKNNS; encoded by the coding sequence ATGACACCTGGCCCGGTCTCCATTTATACCCTTCTTGTTCCCGCCGTCGCCGCAGTCCTGAAAGCTGCCGGACCCTTCAGCCCCGGACTCCGGAAGTTCTTCGCCGCCCGCCGGGGCGTGTTCCCTGAGCTTGAGGAAAAGAGCCGGAATGTAGCAGAGGGAAGGCCCCGGCTCTGGGTCCATGCCGCGTCGGTCGGGGAGTTCGAGCAGGCCCGTCCGCTCATCACCCTCCTGAAGGAGAGCGTTCCCGGTCTCGCGGTATTTGTCTCCTTCCTCTCCGATTCCGGCTATGAAGCCCGCAAAGACTACCCCGACGCCGATGCCGTCTTCTACCTTCCGCTCGACACGCCGGCCAATGCCCGTAAAACGGCAGAGCTTGTCCGGCCGGACCTCTTCATGCTCATGCGCTACGACTTCTGGCCGAGCCACCTTCTGGCCCTGAAACGCCGCGGCGCCGGGATGATCCTGGCCGCCGCAGTGCTGCAGGAAGGTTCCTCCTACTTCAATCCGGTACTGAAAGCCTTCTACCGACCTCTCTTTCAGCTGTTCGACCATATCTTCACCGTTGCAGAAAAAGACGCACGGGCATTCAGGGATGTGTTCGGGTGCAGGGCGGCCGAACGTGCCGGCGAGCCGAGGATCGATCAGGTCATCCAGCGCAGCCGGAACAGTGAACGGGTCGGCCACATCGCAGCGTTCTTCAAGCAGCGGCCGGTACTTGTTGCAGGAAGCGTGTGGGAAAAGGATGAAGAGGTGCTGCTCGGGGCCTGGCTGGAACTTGCCAGCAGGCCATCACTGGTGCTCGTACCCCACAAGGTAGGCCCGGAGAACATCCTCCGCATCGGACGTGAACTCGAACGGCTGCAGATAGGATGGAGAAGGGTGAGGCAGCTTGATGCGTCCTTCGATGCATCAAGGGAGGTGCTGGTCATCGATGAAACCGGCTATCTGGTGGAACTGTACTCCGTTGCCTCCATGGCCTATGTCGGAGGCGGATTCGGCGTCAACGTGCACAATACCCTCGAACCGGCCGTCTACGGCATCCCGGTCATCTTTGGCCCGCGCCACCATAACTCGCCGGAAGCCGAAGGCCTGCTTGAAGCGGGCGGGGCATACACCATCCGGAACAGTGAGGAACTCGGTGCCGTCCTCCGGCGGCTCGTCGACGGATCCCGGGAAGCCGAAAAAGCGGGAAAAGCGGCATACGGGTTCATTCACAGCCAGGCAGGGGCTGCCTCACGGATCGCAGATGCCGCAAGGAAGATCCTTACCCAAGGCAGGCCTCGGAGGCCAGCATCGAAAAATAATTCTTAA
- a CDS encoding DEAD/DEAH box helicase, whose amino-acid sequence MSAETPEPIRNFTDLNLSEPIMRALKEVGYETPTPIQARTIPLMLEGRDVLGQAQTGTGKTAAFALPILSGIDLSLTDPQVLVLAPTRELAIQVAEAFHKYAEYLKGFHVLPIYGGQDYGGQLRMLKRGVHVVVGTPGRVMDHMRRGSLNLDSLQCLVLDEADEMLRMGFIDDVEWILGETPKERQVALFSATMPAPIRRIAQKYLNSPAEVTIEGKTTTVETIRQRYWIVGGSHKLDILTRILEVEPFEGMLIFVRTKTMTLELAEKLQARGYAAAALNGDMVQNQRERTVDQLKDGSLNIVIATDVAARGLDVERISHVINYDVPYDTESYVHRIGRTGRAGRSGEAILFVAPREKNMLYAIEKATRKRIELMELPSTEIINDKRIEKFKQRISDTIAAEDLGFFTRLIEQYCHEHDVSELEAAAALAAMVQGDTPLLFSAKPEKQVRREERDRPSDEAPFRKKPRRDDMYGDEKREVYRIEVGSEHGVQAGNILGAIINEIGLDPEAIGRISISDAFSTVELPAGMPNDIFQELRKVRVCGRQLRVSKMEGGQGGGSPYGGKGAKRPARPSGKDGGFFTGPKKKRKG is encoded by the coding sequence ATGAGTGCAGAAACACCAGAACCCATCAGGAATTTTACCGACCTCAACCTAAGCGAGCCCATTATGCGGGCACTGAAGGAAGTCGGCTACGAAACTCCTACACCGATACAGGCCCGTACCATACCGCTGATGCTTGAAGGACGCGATGTCCTTGGACAGGCACAGACCGGTACCGGCAAAACAGCGGCATTCGCCCTTCCCATTCTTTCGGGCATCGACCTTTCCTTAACGGATCCTCAGGTACTGGTGCTCGCACCGACCCGTGAACTGGCCATCCAGGTTGCCGAGGCGTTCCACAAGTATGCCGAATACCTCAAGGGGTTCCACGTACTGCCCATCTACGGCGGGCAGGATTACGGCGGGCAGCTCCGCATGCTCAAGCGCGGCGTGCATGTCGTCGTCGGTACCCCCGGCCGCGTCATGGATCACATGCGCAGAGGCTCACTGAACCTTGATTCCCTGCAGTGCCTCGTGCTTGACGAGGCCGATGAGATGCTCCGGATGGGCTTCATCGATGATGTGGAGTGGATTCTCGGCGAGACTCCAAAAGAGCGTCAGGTCGCACTCTTCTCGGCAACGATGCCGGCACCGATCCGCCGCATCGCACAGAAATATCTGAACAGCCCCGCTGAAGTGACCATCGAGGGCAAGACGACCACCGTTGAAACCATCCGCCAGCGTTATTGGATCGTCGGCGGCAGCCACAAGCTCGACATTCTGACCCGCATTCTCGAAGTGGAGCCGTTCGAGGGCATGCTCATTTTCGTACGGACGAAGACGATGACCCTGGAACTTGCCGAAAAACTTCAGGCCCGCGGCTATGCCGCAGCCGCCCTCAACGGCGATATGGTGCAGAACCAGCGCGAGCGGACCGTCGACCAGCTGAAAGACGGCTCACTGAATATCGTCATCGCCACTGACGTGGCAGCCAGAGGTCTTGACGTTGAGCGTATCAGCCATGTCATCAATTATGATGTTCCTTACGACACCGAGTCCTACGTGCACCGCATCGGCCGGACCGGCCGTGCCGGCAGGAGCGGCGAGGCCATCCTCTTTGTCGCCCCGAGGGAGAAGAACATGCTCTACGCCATTGAAAAGGCGACCCGCAAGCGTATCGAGCTGATGGAGCTTCCCTCGACGGAGATCATCAACGACAAGCGTATCGAAAAGTTCAAGCAGCGCATCAGCGACACCATCGCCGCTGAAGACCTTGGGTTCTTCACCCGCCTCATCGAGCAGTACTGCCATGAGCATGATGTGTCGGAACTCGAGGCAGCCGCCGCACTGGCCGCCATGGTACAGGGAGACACTCCGCTCCTCTTTTCTGCGAAGCCTGAAAAGCAGGTGCGCCGTGAAGAGCGGGACCGTCCTTCTGACGAGGCTCCGTTCCGCAAAAAGCCACGCCGCGATGATATGTACGGTGACGAAAAGCGGGAGGTATACCGTATCGAGGTCGGCAGCGAGCACGGCGTACAGGCCGGAAACATTCTCGGCGCCATCATCAACGAGATCGGGCTTGACCCCGAAGCGATCGGGCGCATCTCCATTTCCGATGCGTTCTCGACGGTGGAGCTGCCGGCCGGCATGCCCAACGATATCTTCCAGGAACTTCGCAAGGTTCGTGTCTGCGGACGCCAGCTCAGGGTGTCGAAAATGGAGGGCGGCCAGGGCGGCGGTTCTCCTTACGGCGGCAAAGGGGCGAAACGGCCGGCACGGCCATCCGGAAAGGACGGCGGCTTCTTCACCGGACCGAAAAAGAAGCGCAAGGGCTGA
- a CDS encoding MBL fold metallo-hydrolase RNA specificity domain-containing protein, with amino-acid sequence MEIEFYGATERVTGSCHILRVGRFTVLLDCGLIQGSDVEEALNRAPFAFDPERVEAMILSHGHIDHSGRIPLLVKRGFTGPVFTGDATADLARVLLLDSASLAERDALDRRKHPRTAADRHAEPLYTRDDAVRALNSFKPVPYGRRFPVVPGLEACFRDAGHILGSAVVELWLTEGGVSRKLVFSGDLGQYGSPILNDPEAVTDADALIIESTYGDRLHRDYDQTLQELGEIFNSASRGSGNILIPAFSIGRSQELLYLFARHYEEWGMQHWQVYLDSPMAIEASMIYLGYPELFDREALASRNDKRLLPTLKNLHFTPKVEQSQAINKERSGAIIIAGSGMCNGGRILHHLKHNISRPECHLLITGYQAEGTLGRQIVEGAAEVEIHGRHYPVAAAVHTVGGLSAHGDREDMLRWVSGFKSSPRVFVVHGDPAAKEAFRNSIEERLQLTASIPRPGERYDFSS; translated from the coding sequence ATGGAAATCGAGTTCTACGGCGCCACGGAGCGGGTGACCGGTTCCTGCCATATCCTCAGGGTCGGTCGGTTCACCGTCCTTCTTGACTGTGGCCTCATACAGGGGTCGGATGTCGAGGAGGCGCTGAACCGGGCGCCCTTCGCCTTTGATCCGGAGAGGGTCGAAGCCATGATCCTCAGTCACGGACATATCGACCACTCCGGCCGCATCCCTCTGCTCGTAAAGCGCGGGTTCACGGGACCGGTGTTCACCGGGGATGCAACGGCGGATCTCGCCCGCGTTCTCCTGCTTGACAGCGCATCTCTGGCAGAACGCGATGCCCTCGATCGCCGAAAACACCCGCGTACAGCCGCCGACCGGCACGCTGAACCGCTCTACACCCGGGATGATGCTGTCCGTGCACTCAATTCCTTCAAGCCTGTTCCATACGGCCGGCGCTTTCCGGTCGTACCCGGTCTTGAGGCCTGTTTCCGCGATGCCGGCCATATTCTCGGCTCGGCGGTCGTGGAGCTCTGGCTCACTGAAGGGGGCGTTTCCAGGAAGCTGGTGTTCAGCGGGGATCTCGGCCAGTACGGCAGTCCAATCCTGAACGATCCGGAGGCGGTCACGGATGCTGATGCCCTCATCATCGAAAGCACTTACGGGGACAGGCTCCACCGCGATTACGACCAGACCCTTCAGGAGCTCGGCGAAATCTTCAACAGTGCTTCTCGGGGCTCCGGGAACATCCTCATCCCCGCGTTTTCGATCGGGCGGAGCCAGGAGCTCCTCTACCTCTTTGCGCGCCATTATGAGGAGTGGGGGATGCAGCACTGGCAGGTCTACCTCGACAGTCCGATGGCTATCGAAGCGAGCATGATTTACTTGGGGTACCCTGAGTTGTTTGACCGCGAGGCGCTTGCTTCCAGGAACGACAAACGCCTGCTGCCCACCCTTAAAAACCTTCACTTCACCCCGAAGGTCGAGCAGTCGCAGGCCATCAACAAAGAACGGAGCGGCGCCATCATCATCGCCGGCAGCGGCATGTGCAACGGAGGCAGAATCCTGCACCACCTGAAGCACAACATCTCGCGGCCCGAGTGCCATCTGCTCATTACGGGGTATCAGGCGGAGGGGACGCTCGGCCGACAGATTGTCGAGGGGGCAGCGGAGGTCGAGATTCACGGCCGGCATTACCCGGTGGCGGCGGCTGTGCATACCGTCGGGGGGCTCTCGGCCCACGGAGACCGTGAGGATATGCTGCGCTGGGTATCAGGGTTCAAAAGCTCGCCGCGTGTTTTCGTAGTGCATGGCGATCCGGCGGCGAAGGAGGCGTTCAGGAACTCGATCGAGGAACGACTGCAACTGACGGCCTCGATTCCCCGGCCCGGCGAAAGGTATGATTTCAGTTCATGA
- a CDS encoding DUF2721 domain-containing protein → MPDSSIREFIPILQTSIGPVILISGIGLLLLTMTNRLGRIIDRSRALLAGLDSSVERSADTLNRELDILWKRARFIRMAILLSTLTCLGASVMIMLLFYSVLANIDTTILIAVLFFFCMASLSVSLVYFIFDVNLTLTALKIEQEIHPKLR, encoded by the coding sequence ATGCCCGATTCATCAATCAGGGAGTTTATCCCGATCCTTCAGACCTCTATTGGTCCTGTCATCCTCATCTCCGGCATCGGCCTTCTGCTACTCACCATGACGAACCGCCTCGGGCGCATCATCGACCGCTCGCGGGCGCTCCTTGCCGGCCTTGACTCATCGGTTGAGCGGAGTGCCGATACCCTCAACCGCGAGCTCGACATTCTCTGGAAACGTGCCCGCTTCATAAGAATGGCCATCCTGCTCTCAACCCTTACCTGTCTCGGGGCTTCGGTGATGATCATGCTGCTGTTCTATTCGGTGCTGGCCAATATCGATACCACGATCCTGATTGCCGTGCTGTTTTTTTTCTGCATGGCATCGCTCTCGGTCTCGCTGGTGTATTTTATTTTCGATGTCAACCTCACCCTGACGGCGCTCAAGATCGAGCAGGAGATCCATCCGAAACTGCGATAA